From the Lolium rigidum isolate FL_2022 chromosome 2, APGP_CSIRO_Lrig_0.1, whole genome shotgun sequence genome, one window contains:
- the LOC124689615 gene encoding receptor-like protein 2, which translates to MVIPPTSCIVRRTMFFGDKCVIIDVDKLPYIDNNYVLYEARHGEVNCIYVYDLTKQKRKKTMKPLGHAHRNELPIPFFVLALVLLGSLFSPASSCMEKEKSSLLQLLAGFSQDGGLTPSWRSDIDCCMWEGITCSSPNRTVTDILLASRGLEGPISPFLGNLTSLLRLDLSHNSLSGGLPLELVQSSSILVLDVSFNRLRGGLNELPSSMTARPLQVLNISNNLFTGRFPSTAWKAMENLIALDASNNNFIGKIPTSFCNSSPFLTTLDLSFNIFSGSIPPGIGNCFILRVLRAGGNNLGGTLPDELFNATSLEHLSFPNNNLHGVLDSARIINLRNLITIDLGGNNFSGNIPNSVSELESLEKLRLDNNNFSGELSKVNFSNLSNLKVLDLWLNNFTGTVPESIYSCSNLTALRLSSNNLHGQLSSSIGNIKYLSFLSLGKNNFTNITSALHILKSSKNLTTLLIGHNFRGELMPEDDIIDGFENLQVLSFEYCELLGRIPLWISRLTNLEILILNSNKLTGRIPDWINSLSHLFYVDVSDNRLTGEIPLTLTEIPMLKRIGNTIHYDPKVFKLPVYNGPSLQYRGVTSFPTVLNLSHNYFAGVIPPQIGRLKVLVVLDFSFNKLSGQIPQSICSLTNLQVLDLSSNNFTGEIPAALNSLHFLSAFNISNNDLEGPIPSGGQFDTFQSSTFDGNPELCGSMLIHKCDSADAHQAVILPRKHTAYKAAFVIAFGAFFGVGVMYDQLVLSRFNSIILFASWTILKGISSYKILVIVGYYF; encoded by the exons ATGGTGATCCCGCCAACAAGTTGCATCGTCCGCCGCACCATGTTCTTCGGCGACAAGTGCGTGATCATTGATGTCGATAAGCTTCCTTACATCGACAACAACTACGTCCTCTATGAGGCCAGGCATGGTGAAGTTAATTGCATCTACGTGTATGACCTCACCAAGCAAAAGAGGA AGAAAACCATGAAGCCACTCGGTCACGCACACAGGAACGAACTTCCCATACCTTTCTTCGTTTTAGCTCTTGTGCTGCTGGGTTCCTTGTTTTCTCCCGCCAGCTCCTGCATGGAGAAGGAGAAGAGCTCCCTTCTCCAGCTCCTTGCTGGGTTCTCGCAGGACGGAGGCCTCACACCATCATGGCGGAGTGACATAGACTGCTGCATGTGGGAAGGCATCACCTGCAGCAGTCCCAATAGGACAGTCACCGATATTTTGCTGGCTTCTCGAGGTCTTGAAGGGCCCATCTCGCCATTCCTTGGCAACCTCACCAGCCTATTGCGACTCGATCTGTCCCACAACTCGCTGTCAGGTGGCTTGCCTCTTGAATTGGTGCAGTCCAGCAGCATCCTTGTCCTTGATGTCAGTTTTAACCGCCTGAGAGGAGGCCTGAATGAGCTGCCATCTTCAATGACTGCCCGGCCTCTGCAGGTACTGAACATCTCAAACAACTTGTTTACAGGAAGGTTTCCATCTACAGCATGGAAAGCAATGGAGAATCTGATTGCACTTGATGCGAGCAATAATAACTTTATTGGGAAGATACCAACGAGTTTCTGCAACAGCTCTCCATTCTTGACTACGCTTGACCTCAGTTTCAACATATTCAGCGGCAGCATTCCCCCAGGGATTGGTAACTGCTTCATCCTGAGAGTGCTCAGGGCCGGCGGCAACAATCTTGGAGGAACACTTCCAGATGAACTCTTCAATGCAACCTCGTTGGAACATCTGTCTTTTCCTAACAACAATTTGCATGGAGTTCTTGATAGTGCACGCATTATCAACCTCAGAAATCTGATTACAATTGATCTtggaggaaacaatttcagtggaAATATCCCAAATTCCGTAAGTGAGCTCGAAAGTTTGGAGAAACTTCGCTTGGACAACAACAACTTCAGTGGAGAACTTAGCAAGGTCAATTTCTCCAATCTGTCCAATTTAAAAGTTCTAGATCTCTGGTTAAACAACTTTACTGGTACAGTTCCAGAAAGCATTTACTCATGCAGTAATCTGACTGCACTGCGGCTATCTAGCAACAACTTACATGGGCAGCTCTCATCGAGCATAGGCAATATAAAGTATCTCTCCTTCCTGTCACTTGGTAAAAATAATTTCACAAACATCACAAGTGCACTTCACATCCTTAAGAGCAGCAAGAACCTTACAACCCTGCTTATAGGGCACAATTTCAGGGGAGAGCTCATGCCAGAGGATGACATAATTGATGGATTTGAGAATCTTCAGGTTTTAAGCTTCGAATATTGCGAGTTGTTAGGAAGAATACCACTATGGATATCGAGGCTTACAAATCTAGAGATATTAATTTTAAATAGCAACAAACTCACTGGACGAATACCAGACTGGATCAACTCCCTTAGTCACCTCTTCTATGTGGATGTGTCAGACAACAGACTTACAGGAGAAATCCCACTAACCTTGACGGAGATTCCAATGCTAAAAAGAATTGGGAACACAATTCATTATGATCCAAAGGTCTTCAAGCTACCTGTTTATAATGGTCCATCACTTCAATACCGTGGTGTTACATCTTTTCCAACAGTGTTGAATCTAAGCCACAACTACTTCGCAGGAGTGATTCCCCCACAGATTGGCAGGCTGAAAGTGCTTGTTGTACTTGATTTCAGTTTCAACAAGTTATCTGGACAGATCCCACAATCGATTTGCAGCCTCACAAACTTGCAGGTGCTAGACTTATCCAGCAACAATTTCACAGGTGAAATCCCAGCTGCATTGAACAGCCTGCACTTCCTTTCAGCATTCAACATTTCAAACAATGACCTTGAAGGGCCTATTCCATCTGGAGGCCAGTTTGATACATTTCAAAGTTCTACTTTTGATGGAAACCCAGAGCTGTGCGGCTCTATGCTTATTCACAAATGTGATTCGGCGGATGCACATCAAGCAGTCATTCTGCCAAGAAAACATACTGCCTACAAGGCGGCCTTTGTGATTGCCTTCGGTGCGTTCTTTGGTGTAGGGGTGATGTATGATCAATTAGTCTTGTCAAG GTTTAATTCCATCATTTTGTTTGCTTCCTGGACAAtccttaagggcatctcca
- the LOC124689614 gene encoding receptor-like protein 2, producing the protein TGYNNLGGTVPEELFNAASLEYLSFPNNNLHGLLDSARIINLRNLVTLDLGGNNFSGNILNSISELKRLEKLFLDNNNFSGELSKVNFSNLSNLKVLDLWSNNFTGTVPESMYSCSNMTALRLSRNNLHGQLSSSIGNMKYLSFLSLGHNNFTNITNAFHILKSSKNLTTLLIGHNFRGELMPEDDIIDGFENLQVLSFEYCELLGRIPLWISRLTNLEVLILNSNKLSGRIPDWINSLSHLFYVDVSDNRLTGEILLTLTEITMRKRIGNTIHYDPKVFKLPVYNGPSLQYCGVTSFPTVLNLSHNYFAGVIPPQIGRLKVLVVLDFSFNKLSGQIPQSICSLTNLQVLDLSSNNFTGEIPAALNSLHFLSAFNISNNDLEGPIPSGGQFDTFQSSSFDGNPELCGSMLIHKCDSADAHQAVILPRKHAAYKAAFVIAFGAFFGVGVMYDQLVLSRFNSIILFASWTILNTKQLSHAKSTPREPDPIPCLADVNQTGAGAALSREAGRDDGLHRLALDADLAPSRAGSWGGCKVRVEPNLREEVVDFDALGLVGVEAGVEERGMAAAS; encoded by the exons ACCGGCTACAACAATCTCGGAGGAACAGTTCCAGAAGAACTCTTCAATGCAGCCTCGTTGGAATATCTGTCTTTTCCTAACAACAATTTGCATGGACTTCTTGATAGTGCACGCATAATCAACCTCAGAAATCTAGTTACCCTTGATCTTGGAGGAAACAACTTCAGTGGAAATATCCTAAATTCCATAAGTGAGCTCAAAAGATTGGAGAAACTTTTCTTGGACAACAACAACTTCAGTGGAGAACTTAGCAAGGTCAATTTCTCCAATCTGTCCAATTTAAAAGTTCTAGATCTCTGGTCAAATAACTTCACCGGTACAGTTCCAGAAAGCATGTACTCATGCAGTAATATGACTGCACTGCGGCTATCAAGAAACAACTTACATGGGCAGCTCTCATCGAGTATAGGCAATATGAAGTATCTCTCCTTCTTGTCACTTGGTCACAACAATTTCACAAACATCACAAATGCATTTCACATCCTTAAGAGCAGCAAGAACCTTACAACCCTGCTTATAGGGCACAATTTCAGGGGAGAGCTCATGCCAGAGGATGACATAATCGATGGATTTGAGAATCTTCAGGTTTTAAGCTTCGAATATTGCGAGTTGTTAGGAAGAATACCACTATGGATATCGAGGCTTACAAATCTAGAGGTGTTAATTTTAAATAGCAACAAACTCAGTGGACGAATACCAGACTGGATCAACTCCCTTAGTCACCTCTTCTATGTGGATGTGTCAGACAACAGACTTACAGGAGAAATCCTACTAACCTTGACGGAGATTACAATGCGAAAAAGAATTGGGAACACAATTCATTATGATCCAAAGGTCTTCAAGCTACCTGTTTATAATGGTCCATCACTTCAATACTGTGGTGTTACATCTTTTCCAACAGTGTTGAATCTAAGCCACAACTACTTCGCAGGAGTGATTCCCCCACAGATTGGCAGGCTGAAAGTGCTTGTTGTACTTGATTTCAGTTTCAACAAGTTATCTGGACAGATCCCACAATCGATTTGCAGCCTCACAAACTTGCAGGTGCTAGACTTATCCAGCAACAATTTCACAGGTGAAATCCCAGCTGCATTGAACAGCCTGCACTTCCTTTCAGCATTCAACATTTCAAACAATGACCTTGAAGGGCCTATTCCATCTGGAGGCCAGTTTGATACATTTCAAAGTTCTAGTTTTGATGGAAACCCAGAGCTGTGCGGCTCTATGCTTATTCACAAATGTGATTCGGCGGATGCACATCAAGCAGTCATTCTGCCAAGAAAACATGCTGCCTACAAGGCGGCCTTTGTGATTGCCTTCGGTGCGTTCTTTGGTGTAGGGGTGATGTATGATCAATTAGTCTTGTCAAG GTTTAATTCCATCATTTTGTTTGCTTCCTGGACAATCCTAAACACTAAGCAGTTGAGTCATGCGAAATC CACACCCCGCGAGCCTGACCCGATTCCCTGTCTGGCCGACGTCAACCAGACCGGTGCGGGTGCGGCTCTGTCAAGGGAGGCCGGCCGCGACGACGGTCTACACCGCCTTGCTCTGGATGCAGATCTCGCACCCAGCCGCGCAGGGAGTTGGGGAGGATGCAAAGTTCGAGTTGAACCGAACCTGCGGGAAGAGGTGGTCGACTTTGACGCCTTGGGCCTTGTCGGCGTCGAAGCAGGCGTCGAGGAGCgcgggatggcggcggcgtcctag